A window from Streptomyces subrutilus encodes these proteins:
- the lysS gene encoding lysine--tRNA ligase, translating to MAQSSTETDWVSRFADEVIAEAERRAPGKPVVVASGLSPSGPIHLGNLREVMTPHLVADEIRRRGIEVRHLISWDDYDRYRKVPAGVPGVDGSWAEHIGKPLTAVPAPAGSPYGSWAEHFKAAMVEALAELGVEYDPISQTEQYTAGVYREQVLHAMKHRGDIDAVLDQYRTKQKPGGKKPQQKQVDEAELEAAEGSGAAAEDDGSTGEGGYFPYKPYCGQCGKDFTKVTSYDDGTTELTYVCDEDGFTETVKLSEFNRGKLVWKVDWPMRWAFEGVVFEPSGVDHSSPGSSFQVGGQIVHIFGGEQPIGPMYAFVGISGMAKMSSSKGGVPTPADALKIMEPQLLRWLYARRRPNQSFKIAFDQEIQRLYDEWDKLEAKVADGTVLPADAAAHTRAVRTAGAELPRTPRPLAYRTLASVVDITGGHDEQTLRILTDLDPSQPLASLDEVRPRLDRAENWITTQVPADQRTLVREEPDAELLSSLDDEGRESLRLLLEGLDTHWSLDGLTTLVYGVPKVMAGLEPDAKPTPELKVAQRTFFALLYRLLVTRETGPRLPTLLLAVGADRVRKLLAV from the coding sequence GTGGCTCAGAGCAGCACCGAGACCGACTGGGTCTCCCGTTTCGCGGACGAGGTCATCGCCGAGGCGGAGCGCCGAGCACCCGGCAAACCTGTCGTCGTCGCGTCCGGACTCTCCCCTTCCGGCCCCATCCACCTGGGCAACCTGCGCGAGGTCATGACCCCGCACCTGGTCGCCGACGAGATCCGCCGCCGCGGCATCGAGGTGCGCCACCTGATCTCGTGGGACGACTACGACCGCTACCGCAAGGTGCCGGCCGGCGTCCCGGGCGTCGACGGGTCGTGGGCCGAGCACATCGGCAAGCCGCTGACGGCCGTCCCCGCCCCGGCCGGGTCGCCGTACGGCAGCTGGGCCGAGCACTTCAAGGCCGCGATGGTCGAGGCGCTGGCCGAGCTGGGCGTCGAGTACGACCCGATCAGCCAGACCGAGCAGTACACGGCCGGTGTCTACCGCGAGCAGGTGCTGCACGCGATGAAGCACCGCGGCGACATCGACGCCGTCCTCGACCAGTACCGGACCAAGCAGAAGCCGGGCGGCAAGAAGCCCCAGCAGAAGCAGGTCGACGAGGCCGAGCTGGAGGCCGCCGAGGGCTCCGGCGCCGCCGCCGAGGACGACGGCAGCACCGGCGAGGGCGGCTACTTCCCGTACAAGCCGTACTGCGGGCAGTGCGGCAAGGACTTCACCAAGGTCACCTCGTACGACGACGGCACCACGGAGCTGACCTACGTCTGCGACGAGGACGGGTTCACCGAGACGGTCAAGCTCAGCGAGTTCAACCGCGGCAAGCTCGTCTGGAAGGTCGACTGGCCGATGCGGTGGGCCTTCGAGGGCGTCGTCTTCGAGCCCTCGGGCGTGGACCACTCCTCGCCCGGCTCGTCCTTCCAGGTCGGCGGCCAGATCGTGCACATCTTCGGCGGCGAGCAGCCGATCGGGCCGATGTACGCGTTCGTCGGCATCAGCGGCATGGCGAAGATGTCCTCCAGCAAGGGCGGGGTCCCCACCCCGGCCGACGCGCTGAAGATCATGGAGCCGCAGCTGCTGCGCTGGCTGTACGCGCGCCGCCGCCCGAACCAGTCCTTCAAGATCGCGTTCGACCAGGAGATCCAGCGGCTCTACGACGAGTGGGACAAGCTGGAGGCCAAGGTCGCCGACGGCACCGTGCTGCCCGCCGACGCCGCCGCGCACACCCGCGCCGTGCGGACGGCCGGGGCCGAACTGCCGCGCACCCCGCGGCCGTTGGCGTACCGGACGCTCGCGTCGGTGGTCGACATCACCGGCGGGCACGACGAGCAGACCCTGCGCATCCTGACCGACCTGGACCCCTCGCAGCCGCTGGCCTCGCTCGACGAGGTGCGGCCGCGGCTGGACCGCGCCGAGAACTGGATCACCACCCAGGTCCCGGCCGACCAGCGGACCCTCGTGCGCGAGGAGCCCGACGCCGAGCTGCTGTCGTCGCTGGACGACGAGGGGCGCGAGTCGCTGCGGCTGCTGCTGGAGGGCCTCGACACGCACTGGTCGCTCGACGGGCTCACCACCCTCGTCTACGGCGTGCCGAAGGTCATGGCCGGGCTGGAGCCCGACGC